A genomic stretch from Gardnerella leopoldii includes:
- the rsfS gene encoding ribosome silencing factor, whose product MTALESSISAIRIAAAAADRLKATNEQAFDVSDLLGITDAMLVVSASNERQVLAVAEEIEKDLYLKDNKRKALSREGLELAQWILLDFGDFVVHVMHEEARAFYRLERLWNDCPAIDLQLPEHASETEDSSKTEDSSETE is encoded by the coding sequence ATGACAGCTTTAGAAAGCTCAATTAGTGCAATTCGTATTGCTGCCGCTGCTGCAGACCGTTTGAAAGCAACGAACGAGCAGGCTTTTGATGTAAGCGATTTGCTTGGTATTACAGATGCTATGTTAGTTGTTTCTGCTTCAAATGAGCGTCAAGTATTAGCTGTTGCAGAAGAAATCGAAAAAGACTTGTACTTGAAAGACAACAAACGCAAGGCTTTATCTCGTGAAGGCTTGGAATTAGCACAGTGGATTTTGCTTGATTTTGGCGATTTTGTGGTTCATGTAATGCATGAGGAAGCACGAGCATTCTACCGCTTGGAACGCCTGTGGAATGATTGCCCGGCAATCGATTTGCAACTGCCAGAGCATGCTAGCGAAACTGAAGATTCTAGCAAAACTGAAGATTCTAGCGAAACTGAATAA
- a CDS encoding ribose-phosphate diphosphokinase, which translates to MVSIVLEGKPDKNLVLVTGRAHPKLARDVADQLGIDVLETTAYDFANGEMYVRYTQSVRGTDVFVIQSHSDPVNKSIMEQLIMIDALKRASARSITAVCPLLGYSRQDKKHRGREPISCRLMFDLLKTAGADRIMSVDLHAAQSQGFFDGPVDHLIAMPVLVDYVRDRFRDDLANVTVVSPDAGRIRVAEQWAQRLGGGPLAFVHKTRDITCPNKTVANRVVGDVAGRDCVMVDDLIDTAGTIAGACNVLKEAGAKSVTVVATHGVLSGPAVERLKSCGAREVVLTDTVPIPEEKRWDGLTVLSIAPLLASAIKAVFEDGSVAKLFDTYPEHHGQGFLFA; encoded by the coding sequence ATGGTGAGCATCGTCCTTGAAGGAAAGCCAGATAAAAACCTTGTTCTCGTTACCGGTCGCGCACATCCGAAGCTTGCTCGTGATGTAGCTGATCAGCTTGGAATTGATGTACTTGAAACTACGGCATACGATTTTGCTAATGGTGAAATGTATGTTCGCTATACGCAATCTGTGCGTGGTACAGATGTATTCGTTATTCAAAGCCACAGTGATCCTGTTAACAAGTCCATTATGGAACAGTTAATTATGATTGACGCTTTGAAGAGGGCTTCTGCTCGTTCAATTACTGCAGTATGCCCGTTGCTTGGTTATTCTCGACAAGATAAAAAGCATCGCGGTCGTGAACCTATTTCTTGCCGCTTGATGTTTGACTTGCTAAAGACTGCTGGTGCTGATCGCATTATGAGCGTCGATTTGCATGCAGCTCAGTCTCAAGGATTCTTCGACGGTCCTGTTGATCACTTGATTGCTATGCCAGTTTTGGTTGATTACGTACGTGATCGTTTCCGCGATGATCTTGCTAATGTGACTGTTGTGTCTCCTGATGCTGGTCGTATTCGCGTAGCAGAACAGTGGGCTCAGCGCTTAGGCGGCGGTCCTTTGGCTTTTGTGCACAAAACTCGCGATATCACTTGCCCTAATAAGACGGTTGCAAATCGCGTCGTTGGTGATGTTGCTGGACGCGATTGCGTTATGGTTGACGACTTGATCGATACTGCAGGAACTATTGCAGGAGCTTGCAATGTGTTGAAGGAAGCTGGAGCTAAGTCTGTTACAGTTGTTGCAACTCACGGCGTGCTTTCTGGTCCTGCAGTCGAACGTTTGAAGTCTTGTGGTGCTAGGGAAGTTGTTTTGACTGATACTGTGCCTATTCCAGAAGAGAAGCGTTGGGATGGTTTGACTGTTCTTTCAATTGCTCCGCTTCTTGCAAGCGCTATTAAAGCAGTGTTTGAGGATGGTTCGGTTGCTAAGCTTTTCGACACTTATCCTGAGCATCACGGACAAGGATTCTTATTTGCTTAA
- a CDS encoding phosphoribosylglycinamide synthetase — translation MPNNDVNLSTAEALDIAAERLSIVRYVFLVQIEDGIASASQRSSLEYADAVLMGWPDSDSNDVTIPDETSFNNVLKNVRNMEKNIIKFSELERDHDIDGMTSMLAKISESVAKIRGAYQPDFPLPTFAEIQRVVKDEWDEEMGNINPDSANVASGLVNETQVEDKESEANES, via the coding sequence ATGCCTAATAATGACGTGAATTTGAGTACAGCTGAAGCGCTTGATATTGCTGCTGAACGTTTGTCCATTGTGCGATATGTTTTTTTGGTGCAAATTGAAGATGGTATTGCTTCTGCATCGCAACGTTCATCGCTTGAGTATGCTGACGCAGTGTTAATGGGTTGGCCAGATTCTGATTCGAATGATGTGACTATTCCTGATGAAACTTCGTTTAATAATGTTCTTAAAAATGTTCGCAATATGGAAAAGAATATTATTAAGTTTAGCGAATTAGAACGTGATCATGATATTGATGGCATGACATCCATGCTTGCTAAAATTTCGGAATCTGTAGCGAAAATTCGTGGTGCATATCAACCAGATTTCCCTCTTCCAACTTTTGCCGAAATCCAGCGTGTCGTAAAAGATGAGTGGGATGAAGAAATGGGCAATATTAATCCGGATAGCGCAAATGTTGCATCTGGGTTAGTGAATGAAACTCAAGTGGAAGACAAGGAATCTGAAGCGAATGAGTCCTGA
- a CDS encoding histidine phosphatase family protein yields MVDFVENVASNVNNSINSAHEGIARSVMLIRHGQTPYNAQFRLQGMIDIALDESGMDQVTRSGKALRVLFGASDLEDPKDPNSTEHVRITPEEADASFVAIVSPLIRAQQTAHAFADKIGLHVHVENGVRERFFGEWEGLNRQQISEQWPEDFKAWVEGKSGELRHGAEAKQEVGERAAAAVEDWARKTGADRDLLVFSHGSCLSQTVHKLLGLDKVDPSYKTIGGMGNGRWARLIPSLNADGSIHWRLDAYDQGPAADPTSQRLIRIWGAA; encoded by the coding sequence ATGGTTGATTTCGTAGAAAATGTTGCGAGTAACGTAAATAATTCCATTAATAGTGCGCATGAAGGAATTGCTCGTTCTGTTATGCTTATTCGCCACGGTCAAACTCCGTATAATGCACAGTTCCGTTTGCAAGGCATGATTGATATTGCTTTGGATGAGTCTGGAATGGATCAGGTGACTCGCTCTGGAAAAGCTTTGCGCGTGCTTTTTGGTGCTTCTGATTTAGAAGATCCAAAGGACCCGAACAGCACTGAACACGTGCGCATTACGCCGGAAGAAGCGGACGCGAGTTTTGTGGCGATTGTTTCTCCACTTATTCGTGCTCAACAGACTGCTCATGCTTTTGCAGATAAGATTGGGCTTCATGTGCATGTTGAAAATGGTGTGCGCGAGCGTTTCTTTGGCGAGTGGGAAGGTTTGAATCGTCAGCAGATTAGCGAGCAGTGGCCGGAAGATTTCAAAGCTTGGGTTGAAGGTAAAAGCGGAGAGCTTCGTCATGGTGCTGAAGCTAAGCAGGAAGTAGGAGAGCGCGCTGCTGCTGCAGTAGAAGATTGGGCTCGCAAAACTGGCGCAGACCGTGATTTGCTAGTATTTTCACATGGTTCCTGTCTTTCGCAAACTGTTCATAAGCTGCTTGGATTAGATAAAGTAGATCCTTCTTACAAGACGATTGGCGGCATGGGAAACGGTCGTTGGGCGCGCTTAATTCCAAGTCTTAACGCTGATGGTTCGATTCATTGGCGTTTGGATGCTTATGATCAAGGTCCTGCAGCTGACCCTACAAGCCAGCGTCTTATTCGCATTTGGGGTGCTGCGTAA
- a CDS encoding DMT family transporter yields MKVKYETAKSIAEPLSDKSGMPQGKSVRTAQIMLLICAAIWGGSYVSSKYALEVFPVQWLMGVRMVGACTIMAVIFFGTLRKTFTKKLIVPSLLTGITYYATLILQTEGLRSIDPGRSAFLTAAYCVITPFSAWLIVKKKPTLLGLVAAVMCVAGVGFVALKPGMLVLTLSYGDFLTLLCAAVFAFNLTFLAYYSRKYNPVTLTFGQFVVSGVLFVAGALICEPLPNFNAADHFSIFANMFYLTVVVTVVAQIMQNYSLVNLSTANASVIMCTESLFTLLFSTVLFHEHVSNMAFVGFALIFAAIITASLGEHYCDKKANCELSYKDRDFEVAKS; encoded by the coding sequence ATGAAGGTGAAATATGAAACAGCTAAATCTATAGCTGAACCGCTTTCGGATAAATCGGGCATGCCTCAAGGCAAAAGTGTTCGTACTGCTCAGATTATGTTGTTGATTTGTGCTGCTATTTGGGGTGGCAGCTATGTTTCTTCAAAATATGCTCTTGAAGTGTTTCCTGTGCAATGGCTTATGGGCGTTCGTATGGTTGGAGCTTGCACAATTATGGCTGTTATTTTTTTCGGTACACTTCGTAAAACTTTTACAAAAAAGCTTATTGTTCCTTCTTTACTAACTGGAATTACGTATTATGCTACTTTAATTTTGCAAACTGAAGGGTTACGTTCAATTGATCCAGGCCGTAGCGCGTTTTTGACAGCAGCATATTGCGTAATTACGCCATTTTCTGCTTGGTTAATCGTCAAGAAAAAGCCAACTCTTTTAGGATTAGTAGCTGCAGTTATGTGCGTTGCTGGAGTAGGTTTTGTGGCATTAAAGCCTGGAATGCTTGTTCTCACATTGTCTTATGGAGATTTCCTTACTTTATTATGTGCTGCAGTTTTTGCTTTTAATCTTACGTTCCTTGCGTATTATTCTCGTAAATATAATCCAGTTACGTTAACTTTTGGGCAATTTGTTGTTTCAGGCGTACTTTTTGTAGCTGGTGCGCTTATTTGTGAGCCTTTGCCAAACTTTAACGCTGCTGATCATTTCTCTATTTTTGCTAATATGTTCTACCTTACGGTAGTAGTAACAGTAGTTGCACAAATTATGCAAAACTATAGTTTGGTGAATCTTTCTACTGCAAACGCTTCTGTGATTATGTGCACTGAAAGTTTGTTCACGCTTTTATTCTCTACTGTTCTTTTTCATGAGCATGTTTCTAACATGGCTTTTGTGGGATTTGCTTTAATATTTGCTGCAATTATTACTGCAAGCTTAGGTGAGCATTATTGTGATAAAAAAGCGAATTGTGAGCTTTCTTATAAAGATAGAGATTTTGAGGTTGCTAAGTCTTAG
- the glmU gene encoding bifunctional UDP-N-acetylglucosamine diphosphorylase/glucosamine-1-phosphate N-acetyltransferase GlmU, translating to MEKHDVTAAIILAAGDGTRMRSETPKVLHPFAGKTFLNRVMDAMNGVNPKKLAVVVHAQAERVAAAAVSYNENVHIVNQDETPGTGRAVQCAIKDLNEIAKNETGEALKGAVLIAASDMPLLDTQTLQSLVDFHNNNNNVATVLTAVLDDATGYGRIVREANGDVLRIVEHKDANAGELAIHEVNTSVYVFDATVLCDAIADLNSQNAQGEFYLTDALEHARKFGHVGAMSAPDPLTVEGVNNRVQLAALAKAHNKRVCEKWMLEGVTILDPDTTWIEDSVTLAQDVTVLPGCFLQGRTTVASGAVVGPYTTLIDAQIDEDAVVERSRVQESHICRAANIGPWTYLRAGNVLGEESKAGAFVEMKKAHIGNGTKVPHLSYIGDADLGEHTNIGGGTITANYDGVHKNHTTIGSGAHVGAGNLFVAPVTVGDDVTTGAGSVVRHDVPADSMVYSENTQHVVEGWKPAWER from the coding sequence GTGGAAAAGCATGATGTAACTGCGGCAATAATTTTGGCAGCAGGCGATGGGACGCGTATGCGTTCAGAAACTCCAAAAGTACTACATCCATTTGCTGGTAAAACATTTCTCAATCGTGTTATGGATGCCATGAATGGCGTAAATCCTAAAAAACTAGCTGTAGTTGTGCATGCTCAGGCTGAACGCGTAGCTGCTGCTGCTGTTAGCTATAACGAAAATGTGCATATTGTAAATCAGGACGAAACTCCTGGAACCGGCAGAGCAGTGCAATGTGCTATTAAAGATCTTAACGAAATTGCTAAAAACGAAACTGGTGAAGCATTAAAAGGAGCTGTGCTGATTGCCGCAAGCGATATGCCGCTACTTGATACGCAAACTTTGCAGTCTTTAGTTGATTTTCACAATAATAATAACAATGTGGCAACAGTTCTTACAGCAGTATTAGACGATGCAACTGGCTACGGCCGTATTGTGCGCGAAGCAAACGGTGACGTTTTGCGTATTGTTGAGCATAAAGATGCAAATGCTGGAGAGCTTGCTATTCATGAAGTGAACACTTCTGTATATGTATTCGATGCGACTGTATTATGTGACGCGATTGCAGATCTTAACTCTCAAAATGCTCAAGGTGAGTTCTATTTGACTGATGCTTTGGAACATGCTCGAAAGTTTGGTCATGTTGGTGCAATGTCTGCTCCAGATCCGCTTACTGTAGAGGGCGTAAATAATCGTGTGCAATTAGCTGCGCTCGCAAAAGCACATAATAAGCGCGTGTGTGAAAAATGGATGCTTGAAGGTGTAACTATTCTCGACCCTGATACTACTTGGATTGAAGATAGTGTTACGCTCGCACAAGATGTTACTGTGCTTCCTGGGTGCTTCCTTCAAGGTCGTACTACGGTTGCAAGTGGTGCTGTAGTTGGCCCTTACACGACTCTTATTGATGCGCAAATTGATGAGGATGCTGTGGTTGAACGTTCGCGTGTACAGGAATCGCATATTTGTAGAGCTGCAAACATCGGTCCTTGGACGTATTTGCGTGCAGGAAACGTACTTGGTGAGGAAAGTAAGGCAGGAGCTTTCGTAGAAATGAAGAAAGCTCATATTGGAAATGGCACTAAAGTACCTCATTTAAGCTATATTGGCGATGCTGATTTGGGTGAGCATACGAATATTGGCGGCGGTACGATTACTGCAAATTATGACGGAGTGCATAAGAATCATACTACGATTGGTTCTGGTGCTCACGTTGGCGCAGGAAACCTGTTTGTAGCACCGGTTACTGTGGGAGATGATGTTACTACCGGCGCTGGATCGGTGGTACGTCACGATGTTCCGGCTGATTCTATGGTGTACTCGGAAAATACTCAGCACGTTGTAGAGGGCTGGAAGCCAGCTTGGGAACGCTAA
- a CDS encoding ATPase, which translates to MKNFFKGISFTQVLAGSLAAVTSFLLASKIGIAGSVIGVAIGSIVSAVASQLYQNVIHASSRKLSEVNPNTSTEQSNFSNVSDSSVRSNGLENVDSKRIGDDIHMQYSSNSLQCNTDPSDDKNMTVQDARFGRTVSSQVRNPELENTRILELSKLREQHEEDMELSEGTIPEPVPLSKVVSENYGYSSRSYQNRNDHRTTIVVAVISALIAVIVTAGAVLLFTQGKGTDNIDKPEEISHEQQQNQPQPKQRLNTNTNQDHKKSHDDSDSKDANKDENDEHSNENAAGSTGGHSDNDLGSDTNNDSGTNSGDAASGNSGSGADSSDAGAGSAGSSGSTGSSNNVTSPGNGDQSGSANGN; encoded by the coding sequence GTGAAGAATTTCTTCAAAGGCATATCGTTTACGCAAGTATTAGCTGGATCGCTCGCTGCAGTGACTTCGTTTTTACTTGCTTCTAAAATTGGTATTGCTGGTTCAGTTATTGGCGTAGCTATTGGTTCTATTGTCTCAGCAGTAGCATCACAGTTGTATCAGAATGTTATTCACGCTTCATCGCGTAAACTTTCGGAAGTAAATCCGAATACTTCTACAGAACAGTCTAATTTTAGTAATGTGTCAGATTCTAGCGTGCGTTCAAATGGTTTAGAGAATGTTGATTCTAAAAGAATTGGAGATGATATTCATATGCAATATTCATCAAATTCGTTGCAATGTAATACTGATCCTTCAGATGACAAAAATATGACTGTTCAAGATGCAAGATTTGGACGCACTGTTAGTTCGCAAGTCCGTAATCCAGAATTAGAAAATACGCGTATTTTGGAATTGTCGAAATTACGTGAACAGCATGAAGAAGACATGGAACTGTCGGAGGGCACAATTCCAGAGCCGGTGCCGTTATCTAAGGTTGTTAGTGAAAACTACGGTTACTCTTCTAGATCTTACCAAAATAGAAACGATCATCGTACAACAATTGTTGTTGCTGTTATAAGTGCTCTTATAGCTGTTATTGTTACTGCAGGTGCTGTTCTTTTGTTTACACAAGGAAAAGGCACAGACAATATTGATAAGCCTGAAGAAATTAGTCATGAGCAACAGCAAAATCAACCGCAACCTAAGCAACGTCTTAATACGAATACTAATCAAGACCATAAGAAATCTCATGATGATTCTGATAGTAAAGATGCTAATAAAGACGAAAATGATGAGCATAGCAATGAAAACGCAGCTGGCTCAACAGGTGGTCATTCTGATAATGATTTAGGTAGTGACACTAACAATGATTCAGGAACGAATTCAGGTGATGCTGCTAGTGGGAATAGTGGATCGGGTGCTGATAGTTCTGATGCAGGTGCTGGATCTGCTGGATCTTCGGGATCTACTGGTTCTTCAAACAATGTAACTTCTCCTGGTAATGGTGATCAATCTGGAAGTGCCAATGGTAACTAG
- a CDS encoding LytTR family DNA-binding domain-containing protein codes for MKVTIAIVPPEEEQSVQLSIHNIDDELKHIIAQLQSIDSNDANVRSAENNTEINTSDKLSNNNPFIYGYINDSIIVMHEPDVIMICVENSRVIIHGDKGECVSYKRLMDFDNPQFASFVRISKSAIVNLNRIVRVDPGFGGSMSVKMDDGSVEWISRRCLGGFKKRLGM; via the coding sequence ATGAAAGTAACTATTGCTATCGTTCCGCCTGAGGAAGAGCAGTCAGTTCAGTTGTCAATTCACAATATTGACGATGAGCTTAAGCACATTATCGCTCAGTTACAAAGCATTGACTCCAATGATGCAAATGTAAGAAGTGCTGAAAATAATACTGAAATTAATACTTCAGATAAGTTGAGCAACAATAATCCATTCATATACGGTTATATTAACGATTCGATTATTGTTATGCATGAGCCAGATGTGATTATGATTTGCGTTGAAAATTCGCGCGTAATCATTCACGGTGATAAAGGCGAGTGCGTGTCTTACAAGCGCCTAATGGATTTTGACAATCCGCAATTCGCGTCGTTTGTGCGCATATCTAAATCCGCAATCGTGAACTTGAATCGCATTGTTCGAGTTGATCCAGGATTTGGTGGAAGTATGAGCGTAAAAATGGACGATGGAAGCGTTGAGTGGATTAGTCGCAGATGCTTAGGTGGGTTCAAAAAGCGCTTAGGGATGTAG
- a CDS encoding DUF3021 family protein, whose protein sequence is MEKQVATLGKTMVKNIVKGIGIGCTIFTVMSFISSLLAHSEVGNRIASYAVASFVIGIGYGVFAIFWSNERMSNFAKFVFALVPPIAIQFIVSVIVGWISFKDEPAVICGWIAFTVILPIPIAAIIYYFEKKKAKEMNARLKALRKESK, encoded by the coding sequence ATGGAAAAGCAAGTTGCAACATTAGGTAAAACAATGGTAAAAAACATTGTTAAAGGCATTGGCATAGGGTGCACTATTTTTACAGTAATGTCTTTTATATCAAGTCTGTTAGCGCATAGTGAGGTTGGAAATAGAATTGCATCTTATGCTGTAGCATCGTTTGTTATAGGCATAGGATATGGAGTGTTCGCTATTTTTTGGTCGAATGAACGCATGTCAAATTTTGCAAAGTTCGTTTTTGCGCTAGTTCCGCCAATTGCTATTCAGTTTATTGTATCGGTGATTGTTGGATGGATTTCGTTCAAAGATGAGCCAGCGGTGATTTGCGGATGGATTGCGTTCACTGTTATTTTACCGATTCCTATTGCTGCAATAATTTATTACTTCGAGAAGAAGAAAGCGAAAGAAATGAACGCTAGACTGAAAGCATTGCGTAAAGAAAGCAAGTAA
- the nadD gene encoding nicotinate-nucleotide adenylyltransferase: MSPEIHEDAERRMSDLFHGAFTGKEAAPPAVVNSVHKRTSTRGNVHERQRIGIMGGTFDPIHNGHLVAASEVAWVYDLDEVIFVPTGRPVFKLDKKVTNAEDRYLMTVIATASNPKFTVSRVDIDRPGVTYTIDTLRDIRAQHPDAELFFITGADAIAEIMQWKNAREMWNLARFVAVTRPGYSRPEKLADSNSPLMPRQMHTNDTGIAANRDDMVHCDSTHLPVDILEIPALSISSTDVRRRAEHGEPVWYLVPDGVVQYIVKHGLYRA, translated from the coding sequence ATGAGTCCTGAAATTCACGAAGATGCAGAACGTCGCATGTCTGACCTATTTCATGGCGCGTTTACTGGTAAAGAAGCGGCTCCTCCTGCGGTTGTGAATTCAGTTCATAAACGTACTTCTACTCGTGGCAATGTGCACGAGCGTCAGCGCATTGGAATTATGGGCGGCACATTCGATCCAATACACAATGGTCACTTGGTTGCTGCTTCAGAAGTTGCTTGGGTTTATGATCTTGACGAAGTTATTTTCGTTCCTACCGGTAGGCCTGTTTTTAAGCTTGATAAAAAAGTTACGAATGCAGAAGATCGTTATTTAATGACTGTTATTGCAACAGCCTCAAATCCAAAGTTCACTGTTTCTAGGGTTGATATTGATCGCCCTGGAGTTACTTATACTATCGATACTTTGCGAGATATACGTGCTCAACATCCTGATGCGGAACTTTTTTTTATTACTGGAGCTGACGCTATTGCTGAAATAATGCAATGGAAAAATGCGCGCGAAATGTGGAATTTGGCTCGATTTGTGGCTGTTACTCGTCCTGGCTATTCGAGGCCAGAAAAGTTAGCAGATTCTAATTCTCCGTTAATGCCTCGCCAAATGCATACGAATGATACTGGTATTGCAGCGAATCGTGACGATATGGTTCATTGTGATTCTACGCATTTGCCGGTTGATATTTTAGAGATTCCAGCGTTGTCTATTTCTTCTACTGATGTTCGTCGTCGAGCTGAGCATGGTGAGCCGGTGTGGTATTTAGTTCCAGATGGAGTAGTTCAGTACATAGTTAAGCATGGTTTGTATCGTGCGTAA
- a CDS encoding pyridoxamine 5'-phosphate oxidase family protein: protein MATLSADMKEFIANNLAWIATVSKDGELDLGPKMSMFVLDDNHLAYHERTAGQHYKNLQDGSQLVVAVANLAKKKGYRFRGTVTLHTDDAIYEEQVRVAEEKGTKKPAAVPVMEITEIQDLTSGATAGKTIAKD from the coding sequence ATGGCAACTCTTAGCGCAGATATGAAAGAATTTATTGCGAATAATTTGGCTTGGATTGCAACAGTAAGCAAAGATGGCGAGCTTGATTTGGGACCAAAAATGTCTATGTTCGTACTCGACGACAACCACCTTGCCTACCACGAGCGCACTGCAGGTCAGCATTATAAGAACTTGCAAGACGGCAGCCAGCTGGTTGTAGCAGTTGCTAATTTGGCAAAAAAGAAAGGCTATCGCTTCCGCGGAACAGTAACTCTTCACACTGATGACGCGATTTACGAAGAACAGGTACGTGTGGCCGAAGAAAAAGGTACGAAGAAGCCAGCTGCAGTTCCAGTTATGGAAATCACTGAGATTCAGGACTTGACTTCTGGAGCTACTGCCGGCAAAACTATTGCAAAAGATTAA
- a CDS encoding glutamate-5-semialdehyde dehydrogenase: MSVDDLVNARADCARKAWRNFAHADTRAKNALLEKMADALEFAASNIAEANKKDLKEAEAKGMDAGKLDRLKFDEERIQASAKSVRKIAQLQDPVGQVVRGYTLPNGIKLSQIRVSMGVMGMIYEARPNVTIDVAALCIKSGNAAILRGGSAALHTNQASIEVIQSVLKNSNFSADLIQAVDDLGRDGATSMMHAHGHIDVLVPRGSANLIAAVVQESTVPVIETGAGNVHIYVDKSADIKKAVPIIINAKTQRVGVCNAAEKLLVHKAVAQEFLPKIAAALAEHNVILHADDKSYDILQSANIQGLQLERATEEDWKREYLSLNMGVKVVDDYTDAASHIAKYSTGHTETIIAEDYSTIQSFIASVDSAVVMVNASTRFTDGGEFGFGAELGISTQKLHARGPMGLLEMTTTKWISYGDGQIRL; this comes from the coding sequence TTGTCTGTTGATGATTTAGTGAATGCTCGTGCTGATTGTGCGCGCAAAGCGTGGCGTAATTTTGCTCATGCAGATACTCGCGCAAAAAATGCGCTTCTCGAAAAAATGGCAGATGCTTTAGAGTTTGCAGCTTCAAATATTGCTGAGGCTAACAAAAAAGATCTTAAAGAAGCTGAAGCTAAGGGAATGGATGCTGGAAAGCTCGATCGGCTTAAATTTGATGAAGAGCGAATCCAAGCTTCTGCAAAAAGCGTGCGAAAAATTGCGCAATTGCAAGATCCTGTAGGTCAAGTAGTTCGCGGATACACTCTTCCTAATGGAATTAAACTTTCGCAAATTCGAGTTTCAATGGGCGTTATGGGAATGATTTACGAAGCTCGTCCAAACGTAACTATTGATGTAGCTGCTTTGTGCATTAAATCTGGAAATGCTGCGATTTTGCGAGGAGGAAGCGCGGCTCTTCATACGAATCAGGCGAGTATTGAAGTTATACAATCGGTTCTTAAAAATTCTAACTTTAGTGCTGATTTGATTCAGGCTGTTGACGATTTAGGAAGAGACGGAGCTACGTCAATGATGCATGCTCACGGTCATATTGATGTGCTTGTGCCTAGAGGTAGTGCAAATCTTATTGCAGCAGTTGTTCAAGAATCTACGGTTCCTGTTATTGAGACTGGAGCTGGAAACGTACATATTTATGTAGATAAAAGCGCTGATATTAAAAAAGCTGTACCTATCATTATTAATGCAAAAACGCAACGAGTGGGCGTGTGCAACGCTGCTGAAAAATTATTAGTGCATAAAGCTGTTGCGCAAGAATTTTTGCCAAAAATCGCTGCTGCTTTAGCTGAGCATAATGTAATTTTGCATGCAGACGATAAATCTTACGATATTTTGCAATCCGCTAATATTCAAGGATTGCAGCTTGAGCGTGCCACTGAGGAAGATTGGAAGCGAGAATATTTGTCGCTGAATATGGGTGTAAAAGTTGTAGATGATTATACTGATGCAGCTTCTCATATTGCGAAATATTCTACTGGCCATACTGAAACCATTATTGCTGAAGATTACTCAACTATTCAAAGTTTTATTGCAAGTGTTGATTCCGCTGTAGTTATGGTAAATGCTTCAACGCGCTTTACAGATGGCGGCGAATTTGGTTTCGGCGCAGAACTTGGTATTTCTACGCAAAAATTACATGCAAGAGGCCCTATGGGTTTGCTTGAAATGACAACAACCAAATGGATCAGCTACGGAGATGGGCAAATACGTTTATAG